Genomic window (Gadus chalcogrammus isolate NIFS_2021 chromosome 3, NIFS_Gcha_1.0, whole genome shotgun sequence):
TTCAATCCTGCTGGAGCAAACACTCAGTTACCATTTGGAGATGACCCAGCTCCCTAGTGTACTCACTACCCTAGTGTACTCACTTTTGTACTTGAGGAAagtgtgttttctttccctacgagttttgcactttgttattgcataattattttttatatataatttttctacattggtagtcaaggcggggccctactgTTAAGACGGCCGTAACCACACAgcgctgggggaaacactgctgttACTGGAGTTAAACATTAGAGTTTAGTCCCCACATGGCGATACCACAGTTCATGGCTGCGCTCTTTGATTTTCTCGTTGATCAGATTGACCTGAGGAAGAGCTTACCTTCCATGGATGAGGAGCTGACTGGTCTAAACACGAGCCGGATCCCCCAGCCGTCCACCGCCGGGACCgtctcctccaggacctccaccggGCCGACCGCCTGGACCTCCACCGGGCCGACCGCCTGGACCTCCGCAACCTCGCCTCATTTCTTCTGAAATGAGACACACGTTCTATTTGCACCCCGGACATTCCTCCCCGTTCATGATGCACAGAAGAGTTTAGCTTAACTGGATgaggagccgccgccgccgggccctccaggacgccgccgccgccgggcccgcCAGGTTGGCCTCCGCCTCCAGGCCCGCCGTTGCCTCCTGGACCTCCGCCGTCTCCGGGCCTTCCAGGTTGGCCGCCTCCAGGCCCTTATGAAATGTGAGACACAAGTTCCAGTTGCACACTGGAACATTTCTCCTCTTTCATGATGCACTGAAGAAGAGTTTAACTTTCCTGGATGAGGAGCCGCCACCTGGCCCTCCATGCCGCCCCTTCCAGGTTGgacgcctccaggacctccaggccaccgccgcctccaggctggcctcTGCCTCCAGGCCCTCCGCCTCAGTCCTTCTGAAAGGCGAATGACTCGTTCCAGTTGCACACTGCACATTTCTCCCCGTACATGATGCAGATAATCAACTCCTCCTCTGCTTTAGCTCCCACAGATCTCACTGGTGCCCTACTGTGCAGTCTTGAGTGAGGTATTATTTAACCCAACAGCCAGCCACACACCTAGCCTACATCCTGGAGCTGGTCCTAGTGGCTGAGAATGCATCTGACATTTTTCAGAACACCTCAGAGTTGCTGTGGCTGCATGTCAAAGTTTTAATTCTAAACAATTCACCAAGCCTAGAAAAAATGTGCAGCTGTGCAGTTCCGTGTCTCACCGTTCTGCATCCCTTGGGCTGCACGGCTCCCGGCCTTCCCTCCACCTGCAGCGAGCGCCTCCAGACGGCCGCCACGGTCCTCACGGCGAgcgcctccagacgaccgccacGGTCCTCACGGCGAgcgcctccagacgaccgccacGGTCCTCACGGCGAGcgcctccatcacctctacTGAAAAAGAATACTATATCTATTTCAACACTGGAGATTTTTTCCAATTCCAGTTTTATTCTGAACCGTTTGACCACGCCGAGTTTATAGGATGTGCAGTTCCACGGCTCACCCGTCTGTTCCTGTAGGACTGAACGGCTCCTGGCCACCATCCACCTGCAGCTCCCAGCTCCAGACCCGCTCTGTTGAAGCCTCTGGGAGTACAATCCGCTcctgaacaaaaacaaaccactGTTCATAAATCATCTGGGACTCATATTATGCAGCATGAGCCTGGGTAGAAAATGTTCAGATCCTGTATAATGATTAATTgttataaaaatgtaattaataGAACTATACACATTTGTActtcaataaaacatttaatgaatagtGGGAAACTACACAAGAAAAGTAAATTAATAGTTTTAACGCGGTTATATTAGTAAAGCAAGTCTCACCCAACGAGTCAATAAATGGTGaccacattttattattattaaccatTTAGTGCTTCACTAAATTCCTAATAGCAAGTGGAAACGTTACTCTCCTTCATTGGTGATGTTCATGTTCCTCGATATCTTCCAATGGACTCTTTGTGAAATCCTTCTGGATCCTCTGCGTTGAAATGCGTTGTTCAATTTCCAAGGGGCGTGTCTAAAGGGCGCGATCTAAAATGGGTCGATGCTATGCCATTGGATAGGCCTCGACTAATCATAGCATTGGAACGAGTGATGGAGAAATACATATTCCTCAAAATCTTTAAGAGTCGTTCGTTCTTTTAGTGAACATATGCAGTCTTTAGTTCACTAACTTAcatctttgttgttgaaacACCTCTACATGTTGCGTGTATCCAACCTCACATTAGATAAAGGGTTTTGATTGGTCAGTCTATTTCGTACCGGGCAGAAAACGTTATATAACGGAGGGGCGCCTGACCGCATCTTAGAAGAGCAAATTATATACGAGGTCCGTCTAGTTCCGAAGCTATTGGTGAAAAACGCAAAACGTCCAACAGGCAGTAATGATCATCCACAGAACATAGGcgaataaaaaacacattgcaCGACCGGcggtcaacagcagcagcagccaagtGTATTGAAAGTAGAAAAGTAGTAAAGAGAAGAATAGAATTGGGAGAGTGGTGTGCAAGTCAGACACCGCATCTAACCCAGGACCACCTTGCAGATCACAAGCAGCAAACCTTCTACCagaccaaccaaacacacatcaacaggcCCCCAGTCAGTAGGGTCAGTCAGACAGGTTTCAGCAGAAGGGCTCAGTGGGGTTAGGGGTTGAGCAAAAACAGAACTCTTTCTTCCTTCCATCCTAGATTTTCCGGACATGTGGAGTCGGACATGTTTCAAGTTATCCGTGGATTCCTGAGGGCAGTGAAGTATCTGCAGAAGGTGACGTCCAGGTCCAGCGGTCTGCCGCATTGACCACGAGATCTTTAACCGAGTAGGACCGCCTCGgtttgtagtaggcctacaacagttTGTGTTCAACAGCGTGGAGGTCCTCGTTTCCATCAGAGTTGCTGCAGTTCTTCCATGCTGCTTCCACAGTGAGCAGAGGACACAGTGTGGTGGTCGGTGCTGTAGCTGTCCGCAGCGTTAGTTAGTCAGTCGATCCCATAGATAAACCACTCAACACAAACTACCACTTCCATCAGCAAATCCACATTAACCTCCAGCGGAAAAACATGTACAATAGAGGGGCAAGAACAGAcgacaggaggagatggggagagtgtAACATGTGCAGTGCTCATGAAGGAAGTACCCCGCGTTACTCACTGCGTGGGTCCCGGTGGCCGGGGGTCCAAGTCGGTGGCCACGATGTCCGGAATGTTCAGCCCACGCAATCCAACGCAAAATAAACGATTAACAGCCGTCACGGTGGGGGCGCTTTATgaggagaggcgggggagaCGCAGCTGAAATCAATTAAGAACTAGTGACCTCCAGAAGAACGTGATTGGTTGTGAGCGAGAAGCTCGAGACGGCAAAGGCTTGCGTATTGGTtagagcaggggttttcaaagtgtgagagagtgagccccccctcagagtattttttttatctgagcccccccacccccctttttttttttctaaatacctgtgttttgaaagctattttaattattttacacatttgaaacatctCATCATAATTTgaaaacatctttgtgcgtttttattttttaaacacatttcttaacacaatttaacaactttatctttaacttttaaatgtattagggggtgaggggttaggGGGTGAGGGTTGAGGAGGTGAGGGCTTTGGAGACAGCGACAGGCCAACTACACACAGGAAGGGAACAATGGCGTTGTGTGGATATAGCTGTTGTGTATTACTTGTTAAGGCCGGGGCCGCggctcttctctgtctccccctcttggAGGAGGATccctcgttcccccccccctgtgtgctcctctacctgctgccccccccccctgtgtgctcctctacctgcccccccccccccctgtgtgctcctctacctgctgccccccccccccctgtgtgctcctctacctgctgccccccccccccccctatgtgctcctctacctgctgcccccccccccccctgtgtgctcctctacctgccccccccccccccctgtgtgctcctctacccgccccccccccctccctgtgtgctcctctacctgctgcccccccccccccctgtgtgctcctctacccgccccccccccctccctgtgtgctcctctacctgcccccccccccccccccctgtgtgctgtgctcctctacctgccccccccctccctgtgcgCTCCTCTACCTGCCGGTCACGTTGCCTGCCTGTCATCCATCCTCTCCCGTCCACCTCCTGTTGTTCCCTACTGCTCTCATCCTCCCTACACTAAACCTCTGCTCTCATCCTCCCTACACTAAACCTCTGGTCTCATCCTCCCTACACTAAACCTCTGGTCTAATTCAACATGCGTCTGCGCTTGGGTCCCCCCTGTTCGATCGGAACATTACTAAGTTGATGCACAATGCAGGATTTCATTGTTATCGTTTATAGTCTGCTTATCTAACTCTTCCTGCCCTGGCTGAATCAACCATTAACGAGCGAGCATTTGGTGTACAGGTCAAAAAGTTGGTCAAAGTCTGATCTCTCTCCTAATGATGTGATAAATGGGTTtgctattaataataaaacgGATCATATGACTGCCGTGGATTGAGAGCAGCTGTGTCACTCAATCGGAGAGCTCAGTGTGGGATTTCTGTGGGATCAGAAGAAGCAGATTGAAGAGGAATTCCTTTTGGTTGCTCGCTTTTGCTTGGAAACTTGGATGTCAGGTAAAATGGCGGAGGAAGTTTTAAAGAGTTTCCTGACTTGCCAAGTGTGTTGTGAGACTTTCAAAGATCCCGTGTCTTTGTGCTGTTACCACAACTTCTGTCGCGGCTGTCTTGAAAGCTTCTGGGAGCTAGCTAAAAACAAAAACTGTCCTACTTGTAAGAGAAGGGATTCAAAGGATACTCTCTTAATTAACTTTGGACTACAGGAATTAGTGGACAGCTATGCTGGAAGACAGAGAGCTGATCCACCCGAGTCTAGGGCAGTGTGTAGAACTCACACACAGGATCTTAAATGgtgtgaggaggagcagagagttGTGTGTCTGGTCTGTGACCAGCAGGTCCATGGTCTCACACTGGTTCCTCTAGAAGATGAGGTGCGTAATGTCAACAAGCTTCTGAAACCTCAATTAGACTTAGTACATAATGTCAAGGTGCAGCTGAAACCTCAGCTAGAGTCGCTGAAgaagaaaatgaatgaatacaaaGAGATTTATGACACATATGGTAACATGGGCCAACACTGCAAGAAACAactgggagagacagagagacagatcaaGGCAGAGTTTGACCAGCTTCACAAGTTCCTaattcaggaggaggaggacagaatgGCAGCcctgaaggaggaagagaaacagaaaagggaGACAATCATCCTGGAGCAGGAGAACATTCAAGCACAGATGTCCGTTCTCTCAGAGGTAATCTCCGCTGTGGAACAGGACCTGCCGCTGAAAGACAACGCAGCGTTTCTCACCCTCCCCAGGGACCTCTTGTCAGGGTCTGCTCCACAGCTGCTTCGTGGAGGTCTGGTAGACGTGGCCAAACACCTGGGAAACCTGTCCTTCAGAGTGTGGGAGAAGATGAGGGAGAAAATCAGGTTCACACCTGTTATCCTCGATCCAAACACGGCATCGAACCGTGTTGTTATCTCAGAGGATCTGACCAGTGCGAGACATAAGACCGGACCGCCGCAGGAGCACCCTGAAAACCCAGAAAGATTCTCAGACTATTCAAATTTTCTAGGTTCTGTTGGTTTCACCTCAgggagacacagctgggaggtggaggtaggagaCCATCCTGACTGGCTGATAGGGGTCGCTAAAGAGACGGTGGACAGGAAAGGTGGGCTTTATGCATCGCCAGAAAATGGATTCTGGTGTTTATTCCATTACAAGGATGGGTACAGTAATGGTTCAACTGAAAGATTGAATTTGGAGAGGAATCCTACGAGGATCAGAGTCCTGCTGGACTGTGGGGAAGGGGAGGTGTCCTTCTACGACGCAGGAGGAAATGATCTCATCTTATCTTATAGAGACACATTTTCTGAGAAGATCTTCCCATTCTTTTGTGTTTGGGCAGCAGGTGAAGCTCAAACCGTAGATGTGAAGGTGTGTGGTGCTAAACGTGATTTGAATGTCAATTGAGTGTCAAATGTCACTCCATGAGAGAAGAACTGAACATGGTTTAGCTCTGAGATATTGTAGAGTCGTTCACAGCACAGAATGATTAATGTTTGATGAGGAAAGAACCAATGTACTGTAATAAAACAGCCTTATCTCTATCTTTAAGAAGGAAAGGTTAGTCAAAGTCTGCATATTTTATTATCCAATCTGCAGTCCCTATACTTGACAAGGCAAAGGTAAGCTTCATCGAACCAATCAAATAGACATAATAAAACAGCAAAAGGTGCAGGTTAAATGAGAGGAGACAATATAGAGAGCGGGGTGAAGGTATTCAAAGGGAATCGTCAGTTCATTGTTCACCAGTGTGACGGCCTTGGGTTGGCCAGATAGGATATGGGGGGGCCAGGGTCACTTAGGGATAACGTTTTAATACTGACTGCCAACCACTCGCTTATTTCAATCTGTAACCATTGATTATTGTAAACAGAATGCTACTTGATATGttgacacaaaaaaaagataaaatatcgaaatcaaatgtaaaataaacaaattataataatagaaGACATTTAAACTGTTTATTATATAATCTGTATTGCATGATGTATAATGTAGTATGCTTAGTGCTGGGAGAAtatctgtatgtatatattccTGTATGCTGAATATAATTCTACAAATGATTGTTAACGTCTTGTCTGCCTAAAATGTGAACAATTAAGGGTTACAAAAATGATGGTGAGTGTTTATGAATTGCTTGTCCTGCTTGAATATTACTGCAATAGAAACATTAAAGTTGTTAACGTTCATTTTGTATGTAGCGTGATTACTGGGACTACTGGGATGGACTGGGAAGGAGGGAGACTACTGGGATGGACTGGGAAGGAGTGAGACTACTGGGATGGACTGGGAAGGAGGGAGACTACTGGGATGGACTGGGAAGGAGGGAGACTACTGGAATGGACTGGGAAGGAGGCAGACTACTGGGATGGACTGGGAAGGAGGGAGACTACTGGGATggactgggagggagggagactacTGGGATGGACTGGGAAGGAGGGAGACTACTGGGATGGACTGGGAAGGAGGGAGACTACTGGGATGGACTGGGAAGGAGTAATCTTTTTGAAGTCAAGACTGGCAGAGCTCGAGTCAAACTAATTTACAAATATGCTGtcatttttataattaatttgCAGTTGGTTCATTGCGGAGAAAATGCAGCAGTTGGTGGCATTTTTTGATAAACTTCATTGGTTCAACATGAAGTCCATTGTAGGGTATTCACAGTTAGAGTGAGAACAAAGCACCACTCTCTCATACACAGATGAGTGCTGTTCTTCCTGAGGTCAAAAATTCCAAACTGCATATCTTATTTAACATAAAATCATGCATTCACACAGCATACAACAAGAACAAAAACATTCAACAACATGGAGTCCATTGTAGGGTATTCAAAGTTAAAGTGAGAACATATAACAACAGTGCCACTACCAGGGATCACACTGAACAGCAGGGACGCTTCTGAACGCCTTGTCAGACTGTTCTTGGACTGCAGGTTATCACTCACTGCTCTGGGAAAAGCAGTTCAGAATGGCAGGAAAAGCAATTGTGTTGGTCTTACATCACTCGCATACACCGCCCAATGACCACGGGGCACATCAGGTTTAGTTCTTAAATTCAAGCCTACAAGTGGGACCATTATTAGCATCGTGGTCTTGAGTCCAATGTAACTGTTCCTACTAATACCAGGAATCTTTTTTTGTCACCATTTTTTAAAGAATACCATATTGTATATGTAAAAGGgttcatgtttattttcataatattgaaTTGGATACAATGAACAGCAAAATGAAAATAAGACAATGCAGTACAGACTGCTCAGAAAAAGTCTTAAGCTGGTTATAACCAGTCTGTAGCTGGTTAAAACAAGTCTGTAGCTGGTCCCTACCAGTCTTTAGCTTGTTCTAACCAATCTGTAGTTGGTTTTAACCAGCTACAGATTTTATCTTTACAAGACCACTAGAGCTAAGGTTTTACTTTTGTTTTTCCATAGTACCGTGTCTCAATATGTTTTAAGTGTGTTCCCATGTATAACACATTGGAAATCTGACTATAAGGTCAAAATTCAGATCGGTGGTAAAGTCagtattctgactttaaagtcagtaTTCTGACTCTAAACTATTTTAAATTAAAGTCAGAACACCCAAATAATCACGAATGGCCCTAGTCCTACTCTGCCATACTATCCACATGAGCGATCCAGCCTTAAGAAGCAACGTTATAAATTCTCCAGGATGAATGGATGCTGTGGTCAGTAGAGCCCCCTAGTGGCCTGAGTCTCTCAGCCAGGGGCAGAGGGGTGAGGGGCGAGGGGTGAGGGGCGAGGGGTGAGTGGTTGAGggttgaggggtgagggggtgagggttgacgggtgagggggtgaggggtgagggggtgagggggtgagggggtgaggggttgaggggtgagggggtgaggggtgaggggtgaggggcgaggggtgaggggttgaggggtgagggggtgaggggtgaggggtgagggggtgaggggtgagggggtgagggggtgagggggtgagggggtgagggggtgaggggtgagggggtgaggggtgaggggtgagggggtgaggggtgtggGGCGAGGGGTGAGTGGTTGAGGGTTGAGGGGGTGAGTGGTTGAGGGGTGAGTggttgagggggtgaggggtgagggggtgaggggtgacgggtgagggggtgaggggtgagggggtgaggggtgagggggtgaggggtgaggggtgagggggtgaggggtgagggggtgaggggtgaggggtgacgGGTGAGGggttgaggggtgagggggtgaggggttgaggggtgaggggtgaggggttgagggggtgaggggtgagggggtgtggggtgagggggtgaggggtgaggggtgaggaggtgagggggtgtggggtgagggggtgaggggtgagggggtgagggggtcagggttgaggggtgagggg
Coding sequences:
- the LOC130380152 gene encoding nuclear factor 7, ovary-like, which produces MSGKMAEEVLKSFLTCQVCCETFKDPVSLCCYHNFCRGCLESFWELAKNKNCPTCKRRDSKDTLLINFGLQELVDSYAGRQRADPPESRAVCRTHTQDLKWCEEEQRVVCLVCDQQVHGLTLVPLEDEVRNVNKLLKPQLDLVHNVKVQLKPQLESLKKKMNEYKEIYDTYGNMGQHCKKQLGETERQIKAEFDQLHKFLIQEEEDRMAALKEEEKQKRETIILEQENIQAQMSVLSEVISAVEQDLPLKDNAAFLTLPRDLLSGSAPQLLRGGLVDVAKHLGNLSFRVWEKMREKIRFTPVILDPNTASNRVVISEDLTSARHKTGPPQEHPENPERFSDYSNFLGSVGFTSGRHSWEVEVGDHPDWLIGVAKETVDRKGGLYASPENGFWCLFHYKDGYSNGSTERLNLERNPTRIRVLLDCGEGEVSFYDAGGNDLILSYRDTFSEKIFPFFCVWAAGEAQTVDVKVCGAKRDLNVN